One genomic window of Bacteroidota bacterium includes the following:
- a CDS encoding Smr/MutS family protein yields the protein MKPGRDEDQDLKAMMEGYLPPSPGNRDESYKQTTFQPKKKDLSKEDLKNLMESVPDHPEDGKEEPDLVVTVPNQLPVLDLHLMTVGTAIEVTIEFLDKLIEERLVRRAMIITGKGLGSPGFQSRIKPAIEDLLRSRYRHDIQQVRNAPPDKGGSGALMITFR from the coding sequence ATGAAACCAGGAAGAGATGAGGACCAGGATCTGAAGGCCATGATGGAGGGGTATCTGCCTCCATCGCCGGGCAACAGGGATGAATCATACAAGCAAACCACTTTTCAGCCCAAAAAGAAGGATCTGAGCAAGGAAGACCTGAAAAATCTGATGGAATCGGTTCCGGATCACCCAGAGGACGGCAAAGAGGAACCCGACTTGGTGGTAACTGTACCGAATCAGTTGCCGGTTCTGGACCTTCATCTGATGACAGTGGGCACTGCCATCGAAGTGACCATCGAATTCCTGGATAAACTGATTGAGGAGCGTCTGGTCAGACGGGCCATGATCATCACCGGAAAAGGATTGGGTTCTCCCGGATTTCAGTCAAGAATCAAACCGGCCATCGAGGACCTGCTGAGAAGCCGTTACCGGCACGATATACAGCAGGTCAGAAACGCACCCCCCGACAAAGGTGGCAGTGGTGCACTGATGATCACTTTCCGGTAG
- the nhaA gene encoding Na+/H+ antiporter NhaA, whose product MAESRRLIILPKTPVERFVQPFNYFFQVESAGGLLLLTAALVALIWSNSPWAVAYQDLWHIKLTIGFGDWQLSKFLYLWINDALMAVFFLVVGLEIKRELLVGELNSLKKASFPLTAALGGMVVPAALFTMLNIGTPGESGWGIPMATDIAFALGILSLVARGVPVSVKIFLTALAIIDDLGAVMVIALFYTGDLHIPSLIGAGSAMLVLILMNRVGVRNPSIYFLIGMIMWFALLKSGVHATLAGVLLATTIPARTRLNSTDFSSSIDKLIGYFRKAGNEGSHVIPNADQNAGLVAIETAARESQSPMQRMENRLHPWVVFVIMPVFALANAGVALPSDPIGMVLSPTGLGVIAGLFIGKPVGILLFTWVAVRLGWTQLPDGVTWAPIVAVSFLAGIGFTMSLFIGNLAFPEGYLLDAAKAGILIGSLLSGLAGWFLFRRISTGK is encoded by the coding sequence ATGGCTGAATCCCGCAGGCTGATTATTCTGCCGAAAACCCCCGTCGAACGTTTCGTCCAACCATTTAACTACTTTTTCCAGGTGGAATCGGCCGGCGGTCTGTTGCTGCTGACCGCTGCGTTGGTGGCTCTGATCTGGTCCAACTCCCCATGGGCGGTTGCCTACCAGGATTTATGGCACATCAAACTGACGATTGGTTTTGGCGATTGGCAATTGAGCAAATTCCTGTATCTCTGGATCAACGATGCATTGATGGCCGTCTTTTTTCTGGTGGTTGGCCTGGAAATCAAGCGGGAATTACTGGTCGGCGAGCTGAATTCGCTTAAAAAAGCCTCCTTCCCTCTGACGGCAGCCCTGGGAGGAATGGTGGTGCCGGCTGCGCTTTTTACAATGCTGAATATCGGCACTCCCGGAGAGTCAGGCTGGGGAATTCCCATGGCCACCGACATTGCCTTTGCATTGGGTATTCTCAGTCTGGTTGCCCGCGGTGTACCGGTCAGCGTAAAGATTTTTCTCACCGCCCTTGCTATTATCGACGACCTGGGGGCCGTGATGGTGATTGCGCTTTTCTATACCGGAGACCTTCACATCCCCAGTCTGATCGGGGCCGGATCGGCCATGCTGGTTCTGATCCTGATGAACCGGGTGGGTGTCCGGAATCCTTCCATCTACTTTCTGATTGGCATGATCATGTGGTTCGCCCTGCTGAAATCGGGCGTTCATGCCACACTGGCCGGCGTCCTGCTGGCGACAACCATTCCTGCCAGGACCCGGCTGAACAGCACCGACTTCTCTTCGTCAATCGACAAACTGATTGGTTATTTCCGGAAGGCGGGGAATGAAGGATCCCATGTGATTCCCAATGCCGACCAGAATGCGGGTCTGGTGGCCATTGAAACCGCAGCCCGGGAATCACAAAGCCCCATGCAGCGGATGGAAAACCGTCTTCATCCGTGGGTGGTTTTTGTTATCATGCCCGTCTTTGCCCTGGCCAATGCAGGAGTGGCGCTACCATCCGATCCGATCGGCATGGTGTTGAGTCCAACCGGCCTGGGGGTAATCGCCGGCCTCTTTATCGGTAAACCGGTGGGAATCCTGCTGTTTACCTGGGTGGCTGTCAGACTGGGCTGGACTCAGTTACCCGATGGGGTCACATGGGCTCCCATTGTGGCGGTTTCTTTCCTGGCTGGTATCGGATTTACCATGTCGCTGTTTATCGGGAATCTGGCGTTCCCTGAAGGCTATCTGCTCGATGCGGCAAAAGCCGGAATCCTGATCGGATCCCTGTTGAGTGGTCTGGCCGGCTGGTTCCTTTTCCGGCGGATTTCTACCGGAAAGTGA